Genomic segment of Budorcas taxicolor isolate Tak-1 chromosome 22, Takin1.1, whole genome shotgun sequence:
GGATAGGATCTGCTTCTCTGTTTAGTTATCTGTCTTTCTTAAAACCAGTTGCCAACTTCACTTCTTTATCAGTATAACCCAGAGCTTCTCTGGACCCTGTGTGTCATCTCCGGTTTTGCCCATTGCACGCATTGAAGTGGATCTCAGAGCATCTTCATCTTCCCTGAGGATGTTGGGGTGAGGAAGGTTGGAGCAAGAGAGAGCAAGTACTTAGACTGAACATGATGAAGTGTATGCTTCAAAATCCTCCCTTAGAAATGAGTGTTCTTGCTTTCCCTCCTCAACTAGTAAGtctctctgcccttccctccGCATCCCTAATCATAaagtttccttcttcctttcttcactgtctttcttccttctccttaagAGACATGCATGTTTTATCCCCAAAGAGTGTGAATAAAAGCGTTCTTTCGCCAACGTTGTTTTTCCCTACAAAAGAACCCTAGTTCCAACTGCTGACAAGTTGTGGTTCTCTGCACATAATCACAGGCACTTATTTTCAGCCTGCCATGTGCTAAGCTTCCTTCTAGCCACAGACAGGAAAATTGAAAAGTAGAAGTTAAAGTCTCAGTTCTGAAGTGCCTTATATTTTAACCGTGGGCCACAAGATGCCTGTGAGCCAAAGAGAGAAGGATTCCAAGAGGCTGTGTAAGCAAGCGTGTGATTGAAGGTTACAGACTTGCATGCGTGCCTGCTGTGGAACGTAAAGCCTCAACGGGATCTTAAACCTACAACCAGATTGTCTCCTCTGACCCCTCAGCAGTCTTTCCGCCCACTCGCCCACTCGggaggatgatccagagggatgccATGGAGAGTTCATATCTGAAAGGGACATAGTGTCGTTTGTATTGTCATCAGAGTATCCGGCCGACTAACTTTCCGAACTGTCCACTGTGTTTTCTTGGCAGATTCCGGAGCCTCACTACAGCATTCTTCAGAGACGCCATGGGTTTCTTATTAATGTTTGACCTCACCAGTCAACAGAGCTTCTTAAATGTCAGAAACTGGATGAGTAAGTGGGACTGAATAACTTCTGTTGGCCGCTTTGGGACCCAGCGGCTCTATGTGCTTCTGGGCCTCACAAGATGAAACCAGAAAAAGTCACAGTTTCGAGTTGCCTGTGTCACCTTCAAAGTGGTGGCTCGTGTGTGGTTCACCTGGAGTGGCTTGGAATTGGTTTTTCCTTTGACACCTTAGACGAACCACCATCTATGTGTAAGGACTTTATGATTGCAATGGACGGGCTATTCATTCCACTTGTGCAGTAAGTCTCGAAGGACTTCTTACAACTCAGCCAGCAGTCACTTCTACTTTGTCTAGCCTGGAGTGGACACAGAGAAAGCACGGCATTTTCCGAGTAGGCACACTGGCACCTACAGTGTGTGCCCTTGCACATGGGTTAACTAAATAGTTAATTAACTCAGGGGTCAGTTAACTGAGAAATTTtttcagagcagagcagcctcatgaaGATACCATACAGTGTGTCTGTCAATAAGCTCACGTTGAAATTTTACAATAAGCTCACAttgaaattttacttattttggaCAAGTGTTCGGATGTTAGAAAGACTGGTATAGAAAAATCTCCAGCTTTCATGGCAATTTAAACACAATAAAGCTTCAAATTAACCTAATCAGTTATTAAAGCCAGATTGATGTATGTCAGGGCAGAAAGTggtatttcatttttcctttctttacaaTGGATGTAGCACTAAAGACCATATTTAAGATTACAAATGCCAGTTTTGAATGCACTGGGACACACTAGCAATCCCATGGGGCTGGTGCTACTTATTTCTAGAGTTGTTGGGGCTGTCTGTGGCCAGAGGGCTATTTTTTGAAAGATCTGATCATGTTATCCCCCTGCTCCAAGTCCTTCTGGGGTTTCCCACTTCGCTTGGAATAAAATCCAGAGTCCTTTGCTGACCTCTAAGGCCatcatggaagcctggcgtgctgcaggccatggggtcccaaagagtcagacacgacttagcaactaaacaacagcaaagaccATCATCGTCGCTTCCTCTGTAGTTGACTCCCACTCCGCCCCCATCACTGGCCTCCAGCCGAAGGTCTCTCCTGAAAAGCGCAGTCCTGCCTTGGGGCCTTTGGTCTCTATTTCCTCCTGCCTTGATTTCTGTTTTCCCATTTACACCATTGTTAGTTCTTTCACCTCCTTTAAGTTCTTGTTCAGACCTCATTTATCTCTTGGGAGAAGCTTTCCTGACCGCTCCATCTAAAACCGTTCTTCATCACTCTGTGTGCGCTGAGGACACTTTCTGCTTCATTTGGTCACTGCCCCCACCTGacatcatatatattatattatatcatatcatatatatttttttgttttgtggttgttgtccagtcactaagttgtatacaactctttgtgatctcaggggctgcagcatgccagacttccctgtccttcattatgtcCAGGAACTAGTGTTCAGTTTCACGTCCgctgagtcggtggtgccatccaaccatctcatcctctgccgccctcttcttctttctttgcttacttgtggttttgattctttCCACCTCTAGAATGTGAGCTCTATAAAGGTTCAAACTTGTTCTGCTTGTTCTATTGAGATACCCCAGAGCACCTGGCTGAGTATCTGGCTGTCTAGATTCttaaatatatgcatatcttATTATTTCATATTACATGTAAttaatacttttatatatatacacacctatatATATAATGGCTTTAAATGTAAGCTCGCTAACACAGCTGTGCTACTGGAGAAAAATACCAACAAATTCTGACTTACTTATTTGCTTCTCTAAATGAGGGTTTATCCTAGGATCtgtctccattttcttttattattacatttCTTTATCAAAAGTGTTACTATTAGATAACagataatgttttgtttttattattagatAATATTATTAGATAACACACCAAATGTTATTATTAGATTCTGGGAGATAAGGAGATAATAAGGTTATTCAGTTCTTTCAGAGTGATTTATTCATCATTTTTCAAGGTAGATGAGATGCGATGCTCCCTTGATTGTAAAATTTTCCAGGATACTGTTGGAATTTAAGATAATTAATTGCCGTTTCTAATAAGGCTTTAATTTCTAATATCCAAATAACCGGTGTTACAGAGTCAGTTCCTCCTCTGGCCTCAACAAGGTTGCACTCAGCATGCCTTGAGGTAGACAGTAAAATAGTCCCATAACCTTGAAAATATAGGTTggcaaggtttttcttttttaatcatttctttccttcctccctcccttccttctcctccccaccaccttcttttggaaaatagagaaaaacaaataacctgtCCTAATATTGTTTCTACATGAATTTGTGGTGGTTCAAAAATGCTCTGCCCTTATGAATCATTACCTTggctttcaggaaagaaaaatgtagcAGCCTCCTGAAGGAAAGAGCAGACAGCCCCTCTACTTGAAGGGGCTTCCCGGGTGCCATTAGTGGCGAAGAaaccgcctgctaatgcaggagacataggagacacgggtGTCCGACCCCTGGGAGCAGGgcaagatcccctaaagaagaggtggcagcccactccagtcttcttgcctggagaatcccatggacagaggagcctggcaggctacagtccagagggtcgcagagagtcagacacgactgaagtggcttagcacacacgcacatatactTTAAGACCATGTTCTCTTATCTTCccttatatttgaagaaaaaatggtCTGAAAAGCAGTATATTCAACTCAGGTGAACATTCCCGGATGTTCATTTCCACGGGgtgtggtaagaatctgcctgccaatgcaggagacataggagacacaggttcaatccctgggatgagacgatcccctggagaagggagtggcaccccactccagtatgcttgcctggagaatcccatggacagaggagcctggcaggctatagtctgtggggtctcgaagggttggacatggctgagcacacatcaCCTCATCTGTGATGGCTGATCACACTGCACCTCATCTGTGCTCATCTCAGAGGACGTTTCCCCAGATACAGAAGATCACTGACAGGTATTCACACAGGTGCTTCGTATACACTCTTACTAGTCTTCACAGCCTGCCACCTGTGAGGCAGTATCTCCActttctagatgaggaaactgtggctgGGAAGAGTTAAGCACCTGGGCTAATTTAACTCGTAAACAGTCAAGCTGGAGATGAACAATTCAATTAGGACCCTGAAGTATGAGCAGTCTTTTGACATCACTTGTTTATAACTAACTTGCTGGTTCCATCTGTTTTCTTTCCAAGGCCAACTGCAAGCAAATGCTTATTGTGAAAATCCAGATATAGTATTAATTGGCAACAAGGCAGACCTGCCAGACCAGAGGGAAGTCAATGAACGGCAAGCCCGGGACCTGGCTGAAAAATACAGGTAAGTCAGCTATGTGGAAATATCCTCTGACCTCACACACTGCTGCTTAGTTAGGGGGCAAGGTCATGAGACTGATATTCGGAGGGATCCCCTCGATTAAGGaatgacagatgaatgaaaaagATCTCCCAGAAGAATATATGTGATGCTTTTAATGAAACCATTTAACATTAATAACCACTcacatttactgaatgcttatTGTGTGTTAGCAACTATTCCTAGACTTTAATTTATCTAACCCCTGTAATTATGTATATGAGATTTAGAGTTATTCCATTTGATATATGAGGAattgagacacagagaagttGAGTAACTTATGGAAGGCCACATTGCTAGTGAGTAGTAGAGCTTGAATTCAATCCAGGCTGTCTGAAATCAGAGCCCATTCTTTTGAATATTGTATTCTACAGCCTCTCAATAGCTACAAAACTCTAAGGAATAATACCTGACCTGGATGTAATACTGCAATTTttatcctgaaagtgaaagtgtgaatcactcagtcttatctgactctttgggaccccaggaactgtggcccgccaggctcctttgtccatggaattctccaggcaagaatactggagtgggttgccattcccctctccaggaggtctttctgacccagggattgaacctaggtctcatgcattgcaggcagattctttaccatttgagccaccagggaagcccaattattatTATCCTAGCTAGCTTAAATGTCAGAGTAAAAAACGTTTTTAAACACCCAAAGTAGCTAGAAACTGACTCCCAAGGCAGAAAttgtcattctttttcaaatttaagtACTTTGCCAAATGTGACAGTTCTGTACCTCCTTGAGAGTTTTACAAATAAATGTACATGTCTTCTTGAAACTTTGGATTCTAAATAAATGTAGATTGTATTCACATGAATATCCTATGCTATGCCATGCCTGCCTAATTTCTAAATCAGACTTCTTGATAATTGATTGGAGAGAAGTAATTGTTtaataggtttccctggtggctcagatggtaaagaacctgccctgcaatgtgggagacctgggttcgatccctgggtcaggaaatcccctggagaaggaaatggcaacccactccagtattcttgcctggagaatcccagacagaggaggctggtgggttatagttcatggggttgcaaagagtcagacacgactgagggactaacacactaATTGTTTAATGGCAACATTGATCACTAGTCTGGCATATTTGccctcttcatttttaaaaagtcagtgatGAGGCTTGGCTTCAAGTACCTGAGCACCTCTTGTAGCAGTTTCCTTGCCGATAATGCTGGTTACACCCACATGAAAAAGCAACTCACCAGTTTTCACTCACTGAGGAAAACCAAGGATGTTTTCCAACTCAGCCAGCAAAATCGTGATTATTTCACAATCTCTCAGCCAGCCATGTTTTCGCACGTGTGACTCACTGGCACATCTTGTTGTATCTTTTCTGGTTCCTTCCTTGCAAAAATATTTGTCATCTCTTCCATGCTAGCATACCATATTTTGAAACAAGTGCAGCGACTGGCCAGGATGTGGAAAAAGCTGTGGAAACCCTTCTGGACTTAATAATGAAACGGATGGAGCAGTGTGTAGAGAAGACCCACATCCCCGACACGGTCAATGGGAGCAGCTCTGGAAAGCTGGATGGGGAGAAGTCAGCAGAGAAGAAATGTGCCTGTTAGACTTTACCCCAGCCTCTGATCATCCAGAACCCCAGGCAAACGTCACTTCCAAAAAGAGCGACAAACCCCACCATTGTTGTTGAGTAAACCGTGTATAACGGcatgtctttcttttcctgccagaaatttttaaaaacctgactaGTCAGCAGTGTTCGGAAGAGTTGACCAGTAATCCCTGAAGCCCCTCCAAACAAGATCAGAGATTTCCCAGGGTCATCATACCATCATGGGTACCCAATTTGTTTTTTCATAAAGAAGATGAACATAGAAAAGAGTGTAGAAGAACAGATATCAGTGGGTTTTCCATCAGAACCAAAATTACCTTGTCACACTGGGGACAAGAATAGGTTTCTGAAGGGAGAACACAGAAGGATGACTTTTTCTTAAAGGTTGAATTTACTTGTTATATAGAATCTGATTTGGACTTTCAGGTTTGCATTGAGGGGGACATATTAGCTAAAAGTGCATACACAATAAAGAATTCTAAGTGGTTCATTTAGAGTGACATTACTATGTATATCCTATAAGGTGTGCTAGAATGACAACATTGCTGATAAGGTTACGAGAGGATGAATGTCAGACATCTGAGAATATGTAGGAAACTGTGTAATCATGCCATTTGTATATTCTTAATAAATGGCAGATAGACAAGAATAGGACTGtgaatgacagaggacaagaaaaaggcccagagagagagatgaaggtaTGGGAAAAGGCATTTGGGCAACTGAA
This window contains:
- the RAB27B gene encoding ras-related protein Rab-27B; translated protein: MTDGDYDYLIKLLALGDSGVGKTTFLYRYTDNKFNPKFITTVGIDFREKRVVYNTQGPNGSTGKAFKVHLQLWDTAGQERFRSLTTAFFRDAMGFLLMFDLTSQQSFLNVRNWMSQLQANAYCENPDIVLIGNKADLPDQREVNERQARDLAEKYSIPYFETSAATGQDVEKAVETLLDLIMKRMEQCVEKTHIPDTVNGSSSGKLDGEKSAEKKCAC